A genome region from Hippopotamus amphibius kiboko isolate mHipAmp2 chromosome 1, mHipAmp2.hap2, whole genome shotgun sequence includes the following:
- the FCHSD1 gene encoding F-BAR and double SH3 domains protein 1 → MQPPPRKVKPAQEVKLRFLEQLSILQTRQQREADLLEDIRSYSKQRAAIEREYGQALQKLAGPFLKREGHRSGEMDSRGRMVFGAWRCLLDATMAGGQARLQASDRYRDLAGGTGRSAKEQVLRKGAENFQRAQAEVLQSVRELSRSRKLYGQRERVWALAQEKAADVQARLNRNDHGLFHTRTSLQKLSTKLSVQSAQYSQQLRMARNEYLLNLAATNAHLDHYYQEELPALLKALVGELLEHLRDPLTSLSRTELEAAEMALEHARRGWQATSQVSWEQGLELFLQEPGVFSPTPPQQFQPAGSDQVCVLELERGAGGVAGESGLEKEVQRWTSRAARDYKIQNHGRRVLQRLEQRRQQASEREAPGIEQRLQEVRESIRRAQVSQVKGAARLALLQGAGLDVQSWLKPAMTQAQDEVEQERRLSEARLSQRDLSPTAEDAELSDFEECEETGELFEEPIPPALATRPLPCPAHVVFGYQAGREDELTITEGEWLEVTEEGDADEWVKARNQHGEVGFVPERYLNFPDLSFPESSHDSDNPSGAEPTAFLARALYSYTGQSAEELSFPEAALIRLLPRAQDGVDDGFWRGEFGGHVGVFPSLLVEELLGPPGPSELSDPEQMLPSPSPPSFSPPAPTSALDGSPVPVLPSDQDLDCPGPLDAMAPRLRPMRPPPPPPAKAPDPGHPDPLT, encoded by the exons ATGCAGCCGCCGCCCCGAAAA GTGAAGCCGGCCCAGGAGGTGAAGCTTCGCTTCCTGGAACAGCTGAGCATCCTTCAGACCCGGCAGCAGAGAGAGGCGGACCTACTGGAGGATATCAG ATCCTACAGCAAGCAGAGGGCAGCCATTGAGCGGGAGTATGGGCAG GCACTCCAGAAGCTGGCTGGGCCATTCCTGAAGAGGGAAGGACACCGGAGTGGGGAGATGGACAGCAG AGGCAGGATGGTGTTTGGTGCCTGGCGCTGCCTCCTGGATGCCACCATGGCTGGGGGCCAAGCCCGGCTCCAGGCATCTGACCGATACCGTGACCTGGCAGGAGGCACAGGGCGGAGCGCTAAAGAGCAGGTGCTTCGGAAG gGAGCAGAGAACTTCCAGAGGGCGCAGGCTGAGGTGCTCCAGTCTGTCCGGGAGCTGAGCCGAAGTCGAAAGCTGTATGGGCAGCGGGAACGTGTGTGGGCCTTGGCACAGGAGAAGGCAGCGGATGTCCAGGCCAG GCTTAACCGAAATGACCATGGCCTCTTTCACACTCGGACCAGTCTCCAGAAACTCAGCACCAAG CTGTCTGTCCAGTCGGCCCAGTACTCCCAGCAGCTGAGAATGGCCCGCAATGAGTACCTGCTCAACTTGGCGGCCACCAATGCCCACCTTGACCACTACTACCAGGAAGAACTGCCGGCCCTGCTCAAG GCCCTGGTCGGCGAGCTGTTGGAGCACCTGAGGGACCCACTGACCTCCCTGAGCCGCACTGAGCTGGAAGCTGCAGAGATGGCCCTGGAGCATGCGCGCCGCGGTTGGCAGGCCACCTCCCAG GTAAGCTGGGAGCAGGGTCTGGAGCTTTTTCTTCAGGAGCCCGGAGTattttcccccaccccacctcagcaGTTTCAGCCAGCAGGGAGTGATCAG GTGTGTGTCCTGGAGCTGGAGAGGGGCGCGGGAGGCGTGGCCGGGGAGAGTGGCCTGGAGAAAGAAGTTCAACGTTGGACGAGCCGAGCTGCCCGCGACTATAAGATCCAGAACCACGGGCGTCGG GTGCTGCAGCGGCTGGAGCAGAGGCGGCAGCAGGCTTCAGAGCGGGAGGCTCCAGGCATAGAACAGCGGCTGCAGGAAGTGAGGGAGAGCATCCGGCGGGCACAG GTGAGCCAGGTGAAGGGGGCTGCCCGGCTGGCCCTGCTGCAGGGGGCTGGCCTGGATGTGCAGAGCTGGCTGAAGCCAGCCATGACCCAGGCCCAGGATGAGGTGGAGCAAGAGCGACGGCTCAGCGAGGCCCGGCTGTCCCAGAGGGACCTCTCTCCGACG gCTGAGGATGCTGAGCTCTCCGACTTTGAGGAATGTGAGGAGACTGGGGAGCTCTTTGAGGAGCCCAtccccccagccctggccaccaggcccctcccctgccctgcccatgTGGTGTTTGGCTATCAG GCAGGACGTGAGGACGAGCTGACCATCACAGAGGGCGAGTGGCTGGAGGTCACAGAGGAGGGAGATGCCGACGAATGGGTCAAG GCTCGGAACCAGCATGGTGAAGTAGGCTTTGTCCCTGAGCGGTATCTCAACTTCCCGGACCTCTCCTTCCCTGAGAGCAGCCATGACAGCGACAATCCTTCTGGGGCAGAGCCCACAg CGTTCCTGGCCCGCGCCCTGTACAGCTACACGGGACAGAGCGCAGAGGAGCTGAGCTTCCCTGAGGCGGCGCTCATCCGCCTGCTGCCCCGGGCCCAGGATGGAGTGGATGACGGCTTCTGGAGGGGAGAATTTGGGGGCCATGTTGGGGTCTTCCCCTCCCTGCTGGTGGAGGAGCTACTTGGCCCCCCAGGACCATCTGAACTCTCAGACCCTGAACAG ATGCTGccatccccttcccctcccagcttctcccctccTGCACCCACCTCTGCCTTGGATGGGTCCCCGGTACCTGTCCTGCCCAGTG ACCAAGACCTGGACTGCCCTGGACCCCTGGATGCGATGGCGCCTCGACTCAGGCCG ATGCGCCCACCGCCTCCCCCGCCAGCTAAAGCCCCGGATCCTGGCCACCCAGATCCCCTCACCTGA
- the RELL2 gene encoding RELT-like protein 2 isoform X3: MSESQPDLEPPQHGLYMLFLLVLVFFLMGLVGFMICHVLKKKGYRCRTSRGSEPDDAQLQTPEDDDMNEDTVERIVRCIIQNEANAEALKEMLGDSEGEGTVQLSSVDATSSLQDGAPSHHHTVHLGSAAPCIHCSRNKRPPLVRQGRSKEGKSRPRPGETTVFSVGRFRVTHIEKRYGLHEHRDGSPTDRSWGSGGGQDPGGGQGSGAGQPRTGTPATESLPPERPQPQALTSPPVQKGGLRDSSLVPHALEGNPGASAELVLGAGGRGPSPGPASQEANGQPSKLDASDHQVSPPRGAGGV; this comes from the exons ATGTCGGAATCACAGCCTGACCTGGAGCCGCCCCAACATGGGCTGTACATGCTCTTCCTGCTTGTGCTGGTCTTCTTCCTCATGGGCCTGGTAGGCTTCATGATCTGCCACGTGCTCAAAAAGAAAGGCTACCGCTGCCGCACTTCGAGGGGCTCGGAGCCTGACGACGCCCAGCTCCAGACCC CAGAGGACGATGACATGAATGAGGACACAGTAGAGAGAATTGTTCGATGCATCATCCAAAATGAAG CCAATGCTGAGGCCTTGAAGGAGATGCTGGGGGACAGTGAAGGAGAAGGGACAGTGCAGCTGTCCAG TGTTGACGCCACCTCCAGCCTGCAGGACGGAGCCCCCTCCCATCATCACACAGTGCACCTGGGCTCTGCAGCCCCTTGCATCCACTGCAGCCGCAACAAGAGACCCCCACTTGTCCGTCAGGGACGCTCCAAGGAAGGAAAGAGTCGCCCCCGGCCTGGGGAGACCACTGTGTTCTCTGTGGGCAG GTTCCGGGTGACACACATTGAGAAGCGCTATGGGCTGCATGAGCATCGTGATGGCTCCCCCACAGACAGGAGCTGGGGGTCTGGTGGGGGGCAGGACCCAGGGGGCGGCCAGGGGTCTGGGGCAGGGCAGCCCAGGACAGGGACGCCTGCCACTGAGAGCCTTCCCCCTGAAAGGCCACAGCCCCAGGCCCTTACCAGCCCCCCAGTGCAGAAAGGAGGACTCAGGGACAGCAGTTTAGTCCCTCATGCACTTGAGGGGAACCCTGGAGCCTCTGCAGAGTtggtgctgggggctggagggaggggcccaAGCCCAGGGCCGGCCAGTCAAGAGGCAAATGGACAGCCAAGCAAACTGGACGCCTCAGATCATCAG gTGTCCCCACCACGGGGAGCAGGGGGTGTGTGA
- the RELL2 gene encoding RELT-like protein 2 isoform X1, with the protein MSESQPDLEPPQHGLYMLFLLVLVFFLMGLVGFMICHVLKKKGYRCRTSRGSEPDDAQLQTPEDDDMNEDTVERIVRCIIQNEANAEALKEMLGDSEGEGTVQLSSVDATSSLQDGAPSHHHTVHLGSAAPCIHCSRNKRPPLVRQGRSKEGKSRPRPGETTVFSVGRFRVTHIEKRYGLHEHRDGSPTDRSWGSGGGQDPGGGQGSGAGQPRTGTPATESLPPERPQPQALTSPPVQKGGLRDSSLVPHALEGNPGASAELVLGAGGRGPSPGPASQEANGQPSKLDASDHQVGRHVVGSALIAPALGDTDRTHFLSSHC; encoded by the exons ATGTCGGAATCACAGCCTGACCTGGAGCCGCCCCAACATGGGCTGTACATGCTCTTCCTGCTTGTGCTGGTCTTCTTCCTCATGGGCCTGGTAGGCTTCATGATCTGCCACGTGCTCAAAAAGAAAGGCTACCGCTGCCGCACTTCGAGGGGCTCGGAGCCTGACGACGCCCAGCTCCAGACCC CAGAGGACGATGACATGAATGAGGACACAGTAGAGAGAATTGTTCGATGCATCATCCAAAATGAAG CCAATGCTGAGGCCTTGAAGGAGATGCTGGGGGACAGTGAAGGAGAAGGGACAGTGCAGCTGTCCAG TGTTGACGCCACCTCCAGCCTGCAGGACGGAGCCCCCTCCCATCATCACACAGTGCACCTGGGCTCTGCAGCCCCTTGCATCCACTGCAGCCGCAACAAGAGACCCCCACTTGTCCGTCAGGGACGCTCCAAGGAAGGAAAGAGTCGCCCCCGGCCTGGGGAGACCACTGTGTTCTCTGTGGGCAG GTTCCGGGTGACACACATTGAGAAGCGCTATGGGCTGCATGAGCATCGTGATGGCTCCCCCACAGACAGGAGCTGGGGGTCTGGTGGGGGGCAGGACCCAGGGGGCGGCCAGGGGTCTGGGGCAGGGCAGCCCAGGACAGGGACGCCTGCCACTGAGAGCCTTCCCCCTGAAAGGCCACAGCCCCAGGCCCTTACCAGCCCCCCAGTGCAGAAAGGAGGACTCAGGGACAGCAGTTTAGTCCCTCATGCACTTGAGGGGAACCCTGGAGCCTCTGCAGAGTtggtgctgggggctggagggaggggcccaAGCCCAGGGCCGGCCAGTCAAGAGGCAAATGGACAGCCAAGCAAACTGGACGCCTCAGATCATCAGGTAGGAAGACATGTGGTGGGCTCAGCTCTTATTGCCCCTGCTCTGGGGGACACTGATAGGACCCACTTCCTGTCCTCCCATTGTTga
- the RELL2 gene encoding RELT-like protein 2 isoform X2, which yields MSESQPDLEPPQHGLYMLFLLVLVFFLMGLVGFMICHVLKKKGYRCRTSRGSEPDDAQLQTQDDDMNEDTVERIVRCIIQNEANAEALKEMLGDSEGEGTVQLSSVDATSSLQDGAPSHHHTVHLGSAAPCIHCSRNKRPPLVRQGRSKEGKSRPRPGETTVFSVGRFRVTHIEKRYGLHEHRDGSPTDRSWGSGGGQDPGGGQGSGAGQPRTGTPATESLPPERPQPQALTSPPVQKGGLRDSSLVPHALEGNPGASAELVLGAGGRGPSPGPASQEANGQPSKLDASDHQVGRHVVGSALIAPALGDTDRTHFLSSHC from the exons ATGTCGGAATCACAGCCTGACCTGGAGCCGCCCCAACATGGGCTGTACATGCTCTTCCTGCTTGTGCTGGTCTTCTTCCTCATGGGCCTGGTAGGCTTCATGATCTGCCACGTGCTCAAAAAGAAAGGCTACCGCTGCCGCACTTCGAGGGGCTCGGAGCCTGACGACGCCCAGCTCCAGACCC AGGACGATGACATGAATGAGGACACAGTAGAGAGAATTGTTCGATGCATCATCCAAAATGAAG CCAATGCTGAGGCCTTGAAGGAGATGCTGGGGGACAGTGAAGGAGAAGGGACAGTGCAGCTGTCCAG TGTTGACGCCACCTCCAGCCTGCAGGACGGAGCCCCCTCCCATCATCACACAGTGCACCTGGGCTCTGCAGCCCCTTGCATCCACTGCAGCCGCAACAAGAGACCCCCACTTGTCCGTCAGGGACGCTCCAAGGAAGGAAAGAGTCGCCCCCGGCCTGGGGAGACCACTGTGTTCTCTGTGGGCAG GTTCCGGGTGACACACATTGAGAAGCGCTATGGGCTGCATGAGCATCGTGATGGCTCCCCCACAGACAGGAGCTGGGGGTCTGGTGGGGGGCAGGACCCAGGGGGCGGCCAGGGGTCTGGGGCAGGGCAGCCCAGGACAGGGACGCCTGCCACTGAGAGCCTTCCCCCTGAAAGGCCACAGCCCCAGGCCCTTACCAGCCCCCCAGTGCAGAAAGGAGGACTCAGGGACAGCAGTTTAGTCCCTCATGCACTTGAGGGGAACCCTGGAGCCTCTGCAGAGTtggtgctgggggctggagggaggggcccaAGCCCAGGGCCGGCCAGTCAAGAGGCAAATGGACAGCCAAGCAAACTGGACGCCTCAGATCATCAGGTAGGAAGACATGTGGTGGGCTCAGCTCTTATTGCCCCTGCTCTGGGGGACACTGATAGGACCCACTTCCTGTCCTCCCATTGTTga